In the Flavisolibacter tropicus genome, one interval contains:
- a CDS encoding DUF1573 domain-containing protein → MKKIYTLLVLAIACSGVKAQTQADTKVPEAVDFKETVFDFGKIPQGKPVYHLFEWINKGTVPVKLDNVQASCGCTTPEWSKEPVAAGNNSTIKVGYNAAAEGSFEKFITVQYNGNQAKQIIIKGTVWKAPAGAAPSNASVQFLKSQLQ, encoded by the coding sequence ATGAAGAAAATCTACACATTATTAGTATTGGCTATCGCCTGCAGTGGCGTAAAGGCCCAAACGCAAGCTGACACTAAAGTTCCGGAAGCTGTTGACTTTAAAGAAACGGTTTTTGACTTTGGTAAAATACCTCAGGGCAAGCCTGTTTACCATTTATTTGAATGGATAAATAAGGGTACTGTGCCTGTAAAACTCGATAATGTACAAGCCAGTTGTGGCTGTACAACGCCTGAATGGTCTAAAGAACCGGTGGCTGCTGGCAATAATTCTACTATTAAAGTAGGGTATAATGCCGCCGCTGAGGGCTCTTTTGAAAAATTTATTACTGTGCAATACAACGGAAATCAAGCAAAACAAATCATAATAAAGGGCACTGTCTGGAAAGCACCTGCCGGGGCAGCACCAAGTAATGCATCTGTACAATTTTTAAAATCACAATTGCAGTAA
- a CDS encoding YebC/PmpR family DNA-binding transcriptional regulator, with protein sequence MGRIFEVRKSTMFARWDRMAKQFTRIGKEIVIAVKAGGPDPNTNPALRRCFQNAKAVNMPKDRVEAAIKRAQGKEMDNYEEILYEGYAPHGVAVLVETATDNHVRTVANVKSIFNKGGGSLGNSGSVSFQFKKMGVFKLKPEGLNAEDLELELIDFGLEELGEGTGENGEDVLVLRCAFNDFGALQKGLEEKSLTPLSAEVEWIPTTTVELDEEKAQEVLKLVDKLEQDEDVQKVFHNLQ encoded by the coding sequence ATGGGTCGCATATTTGAGGTACGAAAATCTACCATGTTTGCCCGCTGGGATCGCATGGCCAAGCAGTTTACACGTATTGGTAAAGAGATTGTGATTGCCGTAAAAGCCGGTGGTCCTGACCCGAATACCAACCCTGCTTTACGTCGCTGCTTTCAGAATGCCAAGGCGGTAAATATGCCTAAAGACCGTGTAGAGGCAGCTATTAAGCGTGCACAAGGAAAGGAAATGGACAACTATGAGGAAATCCTGTATGAAGGATATGCCCCACATGGTGTAGCCGTTTTGGTTGAAACCGCTACCGATAACCACGTACGAACAGTAGCCAATGTAAAATCCATTTTCAATAAAGGTGGTGGCAGCTTAGGAAATAGTGGTAGTGTAAGCTTCCAGTTCAAGAAAATGGGCGTATTTAAATTAAAGCCGGAAGGCTTGAACGCAGAAGACCTGGAACTGGAGCTGATTGATTTTGGCCTGGAAGAATTAGGGGAAGGTACAGGCGAGAATGGTGAAGACGTATTGGTATTACGTTGTGCCTTTAATGATTTCGGCGCTCTACAAAAAGGATTGGAAGAAAAGAGCCTAACGCCTTTAAGCGCTGAGGTAGAGTGGATACCAACCACTACTGTAGAACTGGATGAAGAAAAAGCGCAAGAGGTCTTAAAGCTTGTAGATAAGCTAGAACAGGACGAAGATGTTCAGAAAGTGTTTCACAACTTACAATAA
- a CDS encoding DedA family protein: MHHFLDIVLLQGGFIHQFIEWIINNGGLYILLLVVFAETGLFVGFFLPGDALLFAAGIYLDQLAIEFFGFPFYFVLLLVIVASVLGNLVGYWFGRKTGPLLFERRETWLFRKKHLLRAKEFYDRYGKATIFLAKFLPIIRTFAPIIAGVVKMERSTFILYNVLGSLAWVCSMMLGGYYLEGWILSAFGFSLKDHIETITIGIILITTVPVLYKLLFSKKRTVPLDENDKNPIL, translated from the coding sequence ATGCATCATTTCCTAGATATCGTCTTACTACAGGGTGGATTTATTCATCAGTTTATTGAATGGATCATCAATAACGGGGGCTTATATATTCTGTTATTAGTGGTTTTTGCAGAAACGGGGTTGTTTGTTGGATTCTTTTTACCAGGCGATGCATTACTGTTTGCAGCTGGTATTTATTTAGACCAATTGGCTATAGAGTTCTTTGGTTTCCCTTTTTATTTTGTTTTGCTGTTGGTCATTGTTGCTTCTGTGTTAGGCAATTTGGTGGGATACTGGTTTGGTCGAAAAACAGGTCCCTTATTATTTGAGCGCAGAGAAACATGGCTTTTCCGGAAGAAACACCTGCTACGTGCTAAAGAATTCTATGATCGATATGGTAAGGCTACCATTTTCCTGGCGAAGTTCTTACCCATTATCCGCACGTTTGCACCCATTATTGCTGGGGTAGTAAAAATGGAGCGTTCCACTTTTATTTTATATAATGTATTAGGCTCATTGGCTTGGGTGTGCAGCATGATGTTGGGAGGTTATTACCTAGAAGGTTGGATCTTGTCAGCGTTTGGCTTTAGCCTGAAAGATCACATTGAAACTATTACTATTGGTATCATCCTTATTACAACAGTACCCGTTTTATATAAATTATTGTTTTCTAAAAAACGCACAGTGCCTTTAGATGAAAACGATAAGAACCCTATATTGTAA
- a CDS encoding alpha-ketoacid dehydrogenase subunit alpha/beta, which produces MENTFEGGQPSMDKLSFDNFREEVLQDYRWACISRETSLLGRKEVLTGKAKFGIFGDGKEVAQIAMAKFFQPGDFRSGYYRDQTFMFASGLATVEQFFAQLYANPDVEQEPFSGGRQMNGHFATPWVSEQGEWLDLANRKNVSSDIAPTAGQMTRGLGLAFASKCFRNVKDLQQFDTLSTNGNEVCFCTIGDASTSEGHFWETINAAGVLQVPLVVFVWDDGYGISVPKKYQTTKASISDALSGFQKEEGTNGINIYKVKGWDYAALCETFEEGIRMARETHTPTVFHVEEITQPQGHSTSGSHERYKTTERLEWERQWDGMVKMRQWVIANALATEEELAHIEEEAKLQVREEKNRAWSNYLDPIKAQVAKTVDLLNDVASKNTAVAASIQSLVAELSGLREPLRRDVMRVLSTAVTLVGTHDSGYWLKDYYQDLQKENHSLYNTYLMNEGEKSALKVAAVAPSYDNDAPTLNGFEVLNHYFDQLFANNPKTFAFGEDLGYIGDVNQGFSGLQAKYGVDRIFDTGIRELTIMGQGIGLAMRGLRPIAEIQYLDYLLYGLQPLSDDVATLHYRTKGQQSCPIIVRTRGHRLEGIWHSGSPMGMVINSLRGMHVCVPRNMVQAAGMYNTLLRSNDPGIVVECLNGYRLKEKLPNNLLDYTVPLGIPEVVKEGTDITLVTYGSTLRVVMEAAQLLEKQGINCEVIDVQTLLPFDLEHKILDSLKKTNRIAFIDEDVPGGAAAYMFNKVMEEQGGYRWLDVAPKTITAKAHRPAYGSDGDYFSKPNAEEIESVVKKMMAE; this is translated from the coding sequence ATGGAAAATACTTTCGAGGGAGGGCAGCCTTCTATGGATAAATTGTCATTTGATAATTTTCGTGAAGAAGTTTTACAGGATTACCGCTGGGCTTGTATCAGTCGTGAAACAAGCTTGCTGGGGCGTAAAGAGGTCCTGACCGGAAAAGCCAAATTTGGCATTTTCGGCGATGGTAAAGAAGTAGCCCAGATTGCCATGGCAAAGTTTTTCCAGCCTGGCGATTTCCGTTCAGGCTATTACCGCGACCAAACTTTCATGTTTGCCAGCGGGTTAGCTACTGTAGAACAGTTTTTTGCGCAGTTATATGCTAATCCTGATGTAGAACAGGAGCCTTTCAGTGGCGGTCGCCAAATGAATGGCCACTTTGCTACGCCGTGGGTGAGTGAACAAGGGGAGTGGTTAGATCTGGCAAATCGCAAAAACGTTTCTTCTGATATAGCTCCAACGGCTGGTCAAATGACAAGAGGCTTGGGTTTAGCCTTTGCTTCAAAGTGCTTTCGTAATGTAAAGGACCTGCAACAATTCGATACCCTGTCTACTAATGGTAATGAGGTTTGCTTTTGTACCATAGGCGATGCCTCTACTTCTGAAGGGCATTTTTGGGAGACCATCAATGCAGCTGGCGTTTTACAAGTGCCGCTAGTGGTGTTTGTGTGGGATGATGGCTATGGCATATCCGTTCCTAAAAAATACCAAACCACAAAAGCTTCTATTTCTGATGCCCTGTCCGGATTCCAAAAAGAAGAAGGTACTAATGGTATCAATATCTATAAAGTAAAGGGCTGGGATTATGCCGCATTGTGCGAAACCTTTGAAGAAGGTATTCGCATGGCTCGTGAAACCCATACACCTACGGTTTTTCATGTTGAAGAAATCACACAGCCACAAGGTCACTCTACCTCCGGCAGCCATGAACGCTATAAGACCACTGAGCGCCTGGAATGGGAGCGCCAATGGGATGGCATGGTGAAAATGCGTCAGTGGGTTATTGCCAATGCGCTGGCTACTGAAGAAGAACTGGCCCATATAGAAGAAGAGGCCAAGCTGCAAGTGCGCGAAGAAAAGAATAGAGCCTGGAGCAACTACCTGGATCCAATAAAAGCACAAGTAGCCAAAACAGTTGATTTGTTAAATGATGTTGCTTCTAAGAATACTGCGGTAGCGGCATCTATACAATCGCTGGTGGCAGAACTATCTGGCCTGCGCGAACCTTTACGTCGCGATGTAATGCGGGTATTAAGTACGGCTGTAACCCTAGTGGGTACGCATGATTCTGGTTACTGGCTGAAAGATTACTACCAGGATCTTCAAAAAGAAAATCATAGCCTTTACAATACGTATTTAATGAATGAAGGAGAGAAGAGTGCACTTAAAGTTGCAGCTGTTGCTCCTTCCTACGATAATGATGCACCAACACTTAATGGCTTTGAAGTGTTGAATCACTACTTTGATCAACTATTCGCTAATAACCCCAAAACCTTTGCCTTTGGTGAAGACTTAGGCTATATCGGTGATGTAAACCAAGGCTTTTCTGGCTTGCAAGCCAAGTATGGTGTTGACCGCATCTTTGATACCGGTATACGGGAGTTAACGATTATGGGTCAAGGTATTGGTTTAGCTATGCGTGGCTTACGCCCAATTGCTGAAATCCAATATCTGGATTATCTGTTGTATGGTTTACAACCATTGAGCGATGATGTAGCGACCTTACATTATCGTACTAAAGGTCAGCAAAGCTGTCCCATAATTGTACGCACACGCGGTCACCGCTTAGAGGGTATCTGGCATAGTGGCTCACCAATGGGTATGGTGATCAACTCGCTGCGCGGTATGCATGTATGTGTGCCACGCAACATGGTGCAGGCTGCCGGTATGTACAATACATTATTACGCAGCAACGATCCTGGTATAGTGGTTGAATGTCTAAATGGCTATCGCTTAAAAGAAAAGTTGCCAAACAACTTGTTAGACTATACAGTGCCGCTAGGAATTCCCGAAGTAGTTAAAGAAGGCACTGATATTACACTGGTAACGTATGGGTCTACGCTTCGTGTAGTAATGGAAGCGGCTCAGTTATTAGAGAAGCAAGGCATCAACTGCGAGGTAATAGATGTGCAAACACTACTGCCATTTGACCTTGAGCATAAGATCTTGGATTCGTTGAAAAAGACCAACCGTATAGCTTTCATTGATGAGGATGTGCCTGGTGGCGCTGCGGCTTACATGTTTAACAAGGTGATGGAAGAACAGGGCGGCTACCGTTGGTTAGATGTGGCTCCTAAAACTATCACGGCTAAAGCACACCGTCCTGCCTATGGTAGTGACGGCGACTACTTCAGCAAACCAAACGCTGAAGAGATTGAAAGCGTAGTGAAAAAGATGATGGCAGAATAA
- a CDS encoding PhzF family phenazine biosynthesis protein: MNLNIFQVDAFTESVFKGNPAAVIPLEHWLEDNLMQQIAMENNLSETVFFVKGEEGYHIRWFTPEYEIDLCGHATLAASYIIKNFIEPPIKEIQFTTQKVGQLKTYCNEGVYTLDFPARMPQACEVPEKLLSSLGVSNAVEVLKSRDYFVVLPNEDAVRNLQPDYTLMKELDTIGVIATAKGQSADVVSRCFYPGAGIPEDPVTGSAHCNIVPYWSEKLNTTELNCKQLSPRGGDLQCELNGDRVLLAGKCVLFMEGKVYLDELG; this comes from the coding sequence ATGAACTTAAACATATTCCAGGTTGATGCTTTCACAGAATCTGTATTTAAAGGTAATCCCGCAGCCGTAATTCCATTAGAGCATTGGTTGGAAGACAATTTGATGCAACAGATCGCAATGGAAAACAACCTGAGCGAAACTGTATTCTTTGTGAAAGGAGAGGAGGGATATCATATCCGTTGGTTTACGCCAGAATATGAGATCGATCTGTGTGGGCACGCTACATTAGCTGCATCTTATATCATCAAGAATTTTATTGAACCACCTATAAAAGAAATTCAGTTTACTACACAAAAGGTGGGTCAGCTAAAAACGTATTGTAACGAGGGCGTATATACGCTGGATTTTCCGGCACGTATGCCTCAAGCTTGCGAAGTGCCAGAAAAGCTTTTGTCATCATTAGGCGTTTCTAATGCTGTTGAAGTATTAAAGTCCCGTGATTATTTTGTGGTGTTACCCAATGAAGATGCGGTTAGAAATTTACAACCGGATTATACACTCATGAAAGAGTTGGACACAATCGGTGTGATTGCTACAGCAAAAGGGCAATCGGCAGATGTGGTTTCCCGCTGCTTTTACCCCGGAGCGGGTATACCGGAAGATCCGGTTACAGGATCAGCTCATTGTAATATTGTGCCTTATTGGAGTGAAAAACTAAATACTACAGAACTGAATTGTAAGCAATTGTCCCCACGCGGTGGCGATTTGCAGTGTGAGCTGAATGGAGATAGGGTATTGCTTGCCGGAAAATGTGTGCTGTTTATGGAAGGCAAGGTTTACCTCGATGAATTAGGATAG
- a CDS encoding trimeric intracellular cation channel family protein: MLFGSHLKQLTTSLFLFDALGLGLFTIVGIEIGLRYHLGPGVCVALGTITACFGGVIRDVLLNKVPLIFQKEIYALACVLGGSGYILLLQFPLNTNISKIICILLIFFIRVIAVRYKLALPRTSLKH; the protein is encoded by the coding sequence ATGCTGTTTGGCTCGCATTTAAAACAGCTTACAACTTCTCTCTTTTTATTTGATGCCCTAGGTTTGGGGTTGTTCACTATAGTTGGTATTGAAATAGGCTTGCGATATCACTTAGGCCCTGGCGTTTGCGTGGCCTTAGGAACAATTACAGCCTGCTTTGGAGGTGTTATACGGGATGTGCTATTAAATAAAGTGCCATTGATCTTTCAAAAAGAGATCTACGCCTTGGCCTGTGTGCTGGGAGGTAGCGGATATATACTGCTGCTGCAATTCCCCTTGAATACCAACATTTCTAAGATCATTTGTATTCTGTTGATCTTTTTTATTCGGGTCATTGCTGTTCGTTATAAATTAGCACTACCACGAACTTCATTAAAACACTGA
- a CDS encoding MFS transporter yields MSVLFGSIMLYSVANFLTGYVTSVDQYALARFIAGIGLAGELGAGITLVSELLPKNKRGVGTSLVAGIGLFGAVFAYFTYKFTNDWRLCYKIGGVLGVGLLLLRISVAESGMYQEVKDLNVKRGNLLMFFNNGTRFRKYIMAVLIGLPTWYVIGILVNLSNRFATELYGANNVDSGRAVMFAYVGIAVGDILIGFVSQYFQSRKKALYLFYALTIISGILFFSAFNSNDGRMYAICAALGFSTGFWAIFVTMGAEQFGTNLRATAATTIPNIVRGGLFLMNLLFKDLFQDSWGWPLLRSGVTTGIIVMAITLIAAFFTQETYGKELNYVEK; encoded by the coding sequence TTGAGTGTCCTTTTTGGCTCCATCATGTTGTATTCTGTGGCTAATTTCCTAACGGGTTATGTGACTTCCGTCGATCAATATGCTTTAGCCCGCTTTATTGCTGGTATTGGCCTGGCCGGAGAATTGGGTGCTGGTATTACTTTGGTAAGTGAGTTGTTACCCAAAAATAAAAGAGGCGTAGGAACATCCCTTGTTGCGGGTATTGGTTTATTTGGAGCAGTCTTCGCTTACTTTACATATAAGTTTACTAACGATTGGAGGCTTTGTTATAAAATAGGCGGCGTACTGGGTGTTGGACTGTTGCTGTTGCGTATAAGCGTTGCCGAGAGTGGTATGTACCAGGAAGTTAAAGATCTAAATGTAAAACGAGGCAACCTGCTGATGTTCTTTAACAACGGTACCCGTTTCCGTAAATATATAATGGCTGTTTTGATCGGTCTCCCTACCTGGTATGTCATAGGCATCCTGGTCAATTTAAGTAACCGCTTTGCTACTGAATTGTATGGAGCCAATAATGTAGACAGCGGACGAGCAGTAATGTTTGCATATGTAGGTATTGCGGTAGGAGATATACTCATTGGTTTTGTCAGTCAGTATTTTCAAAGCCGTAAGAAGGCACTGTACCTTTTCTATGCGTTGACTATTATTTCGGGTATCCTGTTCTTTAGTGCCTTTAATAGTAACGATGGCCGGATGTATGCCATTTGTGCTGCTCTAGGTTTCAGCACCGGCTTCTGGGCCATTTTTGTTACCATGGGTGCCGAACAGTTTGGTACAAACCTAAGGGCTACCGCAGCTACCACGATTCCTAATATTGTTAGGGGAGGATTGTTTTTAATGAATCTCCTATTTAAGGATCTTTTTCAGGATAGTTGGGGCTGGCCGCTGCTGCGTAGTGGTGTGACCACCGGTATCATTGTTATGGCTATTACCCTCATTGCCGCTTTCTTTACCCAGGAAACCTACGGTAAGGAACTGAATTATGTAGAGAAATAA
- a CDS encoding thiol-disulfide oxidoreductase DCC family protein: protein MTESPIILFDGVCNFCNSTVNFILRLDKKQVFRFAALQSKAGQELLKEHHFSQEDFNTFLFIESGKPYTASTAALRLVRYLPWYWQWAQLFWLTPRFIRDGIYRLIANNRYNWFGKRETCMIPSSAVRKRFLE, encoded by the coding sequence ATGACAGAATCGCCCATTATATTATTTGACGGTGTTTGTAACTTTTGTAACAGCACCGTCAATTTTATTTTACGGCTAGACAAAAAGCAGGTTTTCCGCTTTGCGGCTTTACAATCCAAGGCAGGCCAAGAGCTTTTAAAAGAACACCATTTCTCACAAGAAGATTTCAACACCTTCCTTTTTATTGAAAGCGGTAAGCCCTACACCGCTTCAACTGCAGCCTTACGCCTTGTGCGGTATTTGCCTTGGTACTGGCAGTGGGCACAACTCTTCTGGTTGACACCTCGCTTTATTAGAGATGGCATCTACAGGCTAATAGCTAATAATCGTTATAACTGGTTTGGAAAAAGAGAAACTTGTATGATCCCTTCTTCGGCAGTACGAAAACGTTTTTTAGAATAA
- a CDS encoding amino acid permease produces MSLFVKKPLDQILAQAADSEKGLKRTLGAGNLVALGIGAIIGAGLFVRTAAAAGQAAGPAVTLSFIIAAIGCAFAGLCYAEFAAMIPIAGSAYAYSYVTMGELIAWIIGWALIMEYALGAATVSIAWSEYLNKLLGGAVPYEWSHSPFESFTDAAGVLHQGIINAPALVILLLLTLLLIRGTQESALVNAVIVFIKVAIVILFIVIGWQFIKPENHTPYMIPEGTPPVLDNAGKEIVNYSGVFKHGWGGVLGGAAIVFFAFIGFDAVSTAAQEAKNPKRDMPIGILGSLVVCTILYILFGHVLTGVSPWRDFVDPEKGREASVAYAISQYMHGYSWLSTGVTVAILAGFSSVILVMLMGQSRIFYTMSNDGLLPKAFGDLHPRFKTPYKANWILFVFVGLFAAFVPGHVAGDLTSFGTLFAFVLVSLGVLILRKKEPNMERPFRTPAAPVVSVLGAVICTLMIVAIDARTLQAAGLWMIIGLVVYFSYSRKRSKLRNYSDVLPKAKDFEKVS; encoded by the coding sequence ATGAGTTTATTTGTCAAGAAGCCCCTCGATCAGATATTGGCACAAGCTGCCGATAGCGAGAAAGGCTTGAAACGAACGCTGGGTGCCGGCAACCTGGTGGCCCTGGGTATTGGTGCCATTATTGGTGCTGGTTTGTTTGTCCGTACTGCTGCTGCAGCGGGTCAAGCTGCGGGTCCTGCCGTAACCCTCTCCTTTATTATTGCTGCTATTGGATGTGCTTTCGCCGGCTTGTGTTATGCCGAGTTTGCCGCAATGATCCCTATTGCGGGTAGTGCCTATGCTTACTCTTATGTAACCATGGGTGAGCTTATAGCCTGGATCATTGGTTGGGCTCTTATTATGGAATACGCATTAGGTGCCGCTACTGTATCGATTGCCTGGAGTGAATATTTAAATAAGCTATTAGGAGGGGCTGTTCCGTACGAATGGTCGCACTCGCCCTTTGAAAGTTTCACTGATGCTGCTGGTGTGCTGCACCAAGGAATTATTAACGCACCGGCCTTGGTCATTCTTCTTTTGTTAACCCTTTTATTAATCAGAGGTACGCAAGAAAGCGCTTTGGTAAATGCTGTAATTGTATTTATTAAAGTAGCAATTGTAATATTATTCATTGTTATTGGCTGGCAGTTTATCAAGCCCGAGAATCATACACCTTATATGATTCCAGAAGGCACGCCTCCTGTATTGGATAATGCTGGTAAAGAAATTGTGAACTATTCCGGTGTGTTCAAACACGGCTGGGGTGGTGTACTTGGTGGTGCGGCTATCGTATTCTTTGCCTTTATTGGTTTTGATGCTGTATCAACAGCTGCACAGGAAGCTAAAAATCCAAAGCGTGATATGCCAATTGGTATTTTAGGTTCCCTGGTAGTATGTACTATTTTATATATCCTGTTTGGTCACGTACTAACAGGTGTATCACCATGGAGAGATTTTGTTGATCCAGAAAAAGGTCGTGAAGCTTCTGTAGCCTATGCTATTTCTCAATATATGCATGGTTATAGCTGGTTATCTACTGGTGTAACAGTAGCGATCTTAGCTGGTTTCTCTTCTGTAATCCTGGTAATGTTAATGGGTCAAAGCCGTATCTTCTATACCATGAGTAATGACGGTTTGTTGCCAAAAGCTTTTGGCGACCTGCACCCTCGTTTCAAAACACCTTACAAGGCTAACTGGATATTGTTTGTGTTTGTAGGCTTGTTTGCTGCATTTGTTCCCGGACACGTAGCTGGTGATCTTACTTCTTTCGGCACACTGTTCGCCTTCGTACTGGTAAGCTTAGGTGTATTGATCCTTCGTAAGAAAGAACCCAATATGGAAAGACCATTTAGAACACCTGCTGCACCAGTAGTATCTGTTTTAGGTGCTGTTATTTGTACGTTGATGATTGTGGCAATCGATGCCCGTACATTACAAGCCGCTGGTTTGTGGATGATCATCGGTTTGGTGGTGTATTTCTCTTACAGCCGCAAGCGTAGCAAACTCAGAAATTATTCTGATGTATTGCCAAAAGCAAAAGACTTTGAAAAAGTCAGCTAA
- a CDS encoding glycosyltransferase family 9 protein, whose protein sequence is MKFLVIRFSSIGDIVLTTPVVRCLKLQRPDIEIHYLIKPQFKSVMANNPYIDKIHILQQDWNAMIEELKAEKFDQIIDLHHNLRTLRVKNALKVPSESFNKLNIEKFIYTRLKWNVMPKVHVVDRYMQTVEPFGVKNDGAGMDYFIAPNEEITLKDIPASHHAGYIALVIGANYYTKKLPIYKLKELCTKINHPIILIGGKDEVDEGNEVASVDPIKVYNACGKFSLNESADLVRKSKLVIGHDTGLMHIAAALKKQVIAVWGSTTPSLGVEPYYGDNYLYQHAKPFNNVKVEKLWCQPCTKFGRNKCPQGHFKCMKNISIDVIVQIVDKRLGRV, encoded by the coding sequence ATGAAGTTTTTGGTGATCCGTTTTTCTTCTATCGGTGATATTGTGCTGACGACCCCGGTTGTACGCTGCTTGAAACTGCAGCGACCCGATATTGAGATTCATTACCTGATTAAACCACAGTTTAAATCAGTAATGGCCAACAATCCCTATATCGATAAAATTCATATACTGCAGCAGGATTGGAACGCCATGATTGAAGAACTGAAAGCAGAGAAGTTTGATCAAATTATTGATTTGCATCACAACCTGCGCACCCTAAGGGTGAAAAATGCATTGAAAGTACCAAGCGAATCCTTCAATAAACTCAATATTGAAAAGTTCATCTACACCCGCCTGAAGTGGAATGTGATGCCTAAAGTGCATGTTGTAGACCGGTATATGCAAACCGTAGAACCTTTTGGCGTAAAGAACGACGGAGCGGGCATGGATTACTTTATTGCGCCTAATGAAGAAATTACATTAAAAGATATTCCTGCATCACACCATGCAGGCTATATTGCCTTAGTTATTGGGGCAAACTACTACACTAAAAAACTACCCATATACAAGCTAAAAGAGCTGTGTACTAAAATCAATCACCCCATTATTTTAATTGGTGGGAAAGATGAAGTAGATGAGGGGAATGAAGTAGCCTCTGTTGATCCCATAAAAGTGTATAATGCCTGTGGCAAGTTCTCTCTGAACGAAAGCGCTGATCTCGTTCGCAAGTCAAAATTGGTGATAGGCCATGATACTGGACTTATGCACATTGCCGCAGCACTAAAAAAGCAGGTGATTGCTGTATGGGGAAGTACTACTCCTTCCTTAGGTGTAGAGCCATACTATGGTGATAATTATTTGTATCAGCACGCCAAGCCGTTCAACAACGTTAAAGTAGAAAAGCTATGGTGTCAACCCTGTACTAAGTTTGGCCGCAATAAATGCCCTCAAGGACATTTTAAATGCATGAAAAACATTTCTATCGATGTGATCGTGCAAATAGTAGACAAACGATTAGGCAGGGTATAA
- a CDS encoding dicarboxylate/amino acid:cation symporter, with amino-acid sequence MRKGNRLTSYIILAMILGIIVGYFVHRSASPETIDSFSKNIKLLSNIFIRLVQMIIAPLVFTTLVVGIAKLGNLQTVGRVGGKAILWFVSASLVSLLLGLLLVNVFQPGHYIDLSQTDTAGLKDLMGKTQSFSLENFVTHVVPRSAIEAMATNEILQIVIFSIFFGVAAAAIGDYAKPVIHALDITAHIILKMVNYVMNFAPFGVFGAIAAVVAAKGLGIFQFYIIYFAYFILGIAILWVVLLTVGFLILKGRTKELLRRIGSPLLIAFSTTSSEAVFPKLTEELERFGCRDKIVSFVLPLGYSFNLDGSMMYMTFASLAIAQAYGIHLPLGTQLTMLLVLMLTSKGIAGVPRASLVVVLATCAMFNIPPEGVALILPIDHFCDMFRTATNVVGNALATSVVSKWEGELEG; translated from the coding sequence ATGAGAAAAGGAAACCGTCTGACGTCGTATATCATTCTGGCAATGATTTTGGGGATAATAGTGGGCTACTTTGTGCATAGGAGTGCGTCGCCAGAAACTATTGACTCGTTCTCTAAAAACATAAAACTCCTAAGTAACATCTTTATACGCCTGGTGCAAATGATTATTGCGCCGTTGGTTTTCACCACATTGGTTGTGGGCATTGCTAAACTGGGCAACCTGCAAACCGTGGGAAGAGTAGGAGGGAAAGCCATCTTGTGGTTTGTTTCAGCCTCACTTGTGTCACTATTACTGGGCTTGTTGCTGGTTAACGTTTTTCAACCCGGCCATTATATTGATCTTTCTCAAACTGATACAGCGGGCTTAAAAGACCTTATGGGTAAAACGCAAAGCTTTTCTTTAGAAAACTTCGTAACCCATGTTGTTCCACGTAGTGCTATTGAAGCCATGGCTACCAACGAGATCCTGCAGATCGTTATCTTCTCTATTTTCTTTGGCGTAGCGGCGGCTGCCATAGGCGATTATGCAAAGCCGGTTATTCATGCATTAGATATTACAGCTCATATCATCTTAAAGATGGTAAACTATGTGATGAACTTTGCCCCTTTTGGTGTGTTTGGTGCTATCGCTGCTGTCGTAGCAGCTAAGGGGCTAGGTATCTTCCAGTTTTATATTATTTATTTCGCCTACTTCATCTTAGGCATTGCTATTCTGTGGGTGGTTTTGCTTACTGTAGGTTTCCTGATCTTAAAAGGCCGCACAAAAGAACTGCTGCGTCGTATCGGCAGTCCATTATTAATTGCGTTCAGTACTACTAGTAGTGAGGCTGTTTTTCCTAAACTTACAGAAGAATTAGAGCGTTTCGGTTGCCGCGATAAGATCGTATCGTTTGTATTACCACTGGGTTATTCCTTCAACCTTGATGGTAGCATGATGTATATGACCTTTGCATCCTTAGCTATTGCACAGGCCTATGGCATTCATCTTCCTTTAGGTACGCAATTGACCATGTTATTGGTATTAATGTTGACGAGTAAAGGTATTGCTGGTGTACCGCGTGCTTCACTGGTTGTAGTATTGGCTACCTGTGCCATGTTCAATATCCCGCCAGAAGGCGTAGCCCTGATCTTACCCATTGATCATTTTTGTGACATGTTCCGTACCGCTACAAATGTGGTAGGTAATGCCTTAGCCACCAGCGTAGTTAGTAAGTGGGAAGGGGAGTTAGAAGGTTAG